A window of Sutcliffiella cohnii contains these coding sequences:
- a CDS encoding PDR/VanB family oxidoreductase, translating into MYREKTIPVIVQNKENITSKIKRFTLVAAKGTLPYFSAGSHITTYVGEEGKLARPYSLNNHPDNNNCYEISVRLDEQSKGGSRYWHEEIKIGSQIDISYPKNHLPLSFKAKHHVFYAAGIGITPFLSMMAELKESGRSFELHYAAKTKEQCAFYGELKEMYPGCCHFYFSQETKKLTVDSLLQHNIGTHVYFCGPESFITSFVKAAQQFGYPNGSIHFERFSAPVQINRAPFTAQVENGKEITVSKDESLLEALLSAGIHAPYSCRVGRCGTCEWKVIEGEVDHQDQFLNKDQRKTSIITCVSRARSGNIYITR; encoded by the coding sequence GTGTACAGAGAAAAAACTATTCCTGTTATTGTTCAAAACAAAGAGAATATCACATCAAAAATTAAACGGTTCACTCTAGTTGCAGCAAAAGGAACACTTCCTTATTTTAGTGCTGGCTCACATATTACAACGTATGTCGGGGAAGAAGGGAAACTTGCTCGTCCTTATAGTTTGAATAATCACCCTGATAACAATAATTGTTACGAAATCTCTGTTCGGTTAGATGAACAGTCAAAAGGTGGTTCCCGATATTGGCATGAGGAAATAAAGATTGGTAGCCAAATTGATATTAGTTATCCTAAAAATCATCTTCCACTAAGCTTTAAAGCGAAACATCACGTCTTTTATGCTGCAGGAATTGGAATCACTCCTTTTCTGTCGATGATGGCAGAGTTAAAGGAGTCTGGTCGCTCGTTTGAATTACATTACGCTGCGAAAACGAAAGAGCAATGTGCTTTTTATGGCGAGTTAAAGGAAATGTACCCAGGTTGTTGTCATTTCTATTTTTCTCAAGAAACGAAGAAGTTAACAGTAGATTCGTTGCTTCAACATAATATTGGAACACATGTATATTTTTGCGGTCCGGAATCGTTTATTACATCGTTCGTAAAAGCAGCACAACAATTCGGCTATCCGAACGGAAGTATTCACTTTGAACGCTTTTCAGCACCGGTTCAAATAAATAGAGCTCCGTTTACTGCACAAGTAGAAAACGGGAAGGAAATAACAGTTTCAAAGGATGAATCGTTATTAGAAGCACTTCTTTCTGCCGGTATTCATGCACCTTATTCTTGTAGAGTTGGTCGTTGTGGTACTTGCGAGTGGAAAGTAATTGAAGGTGAAGTCGATCATCAGGATCAATTTTTAAACAAGGATCAAAGAAAAACATCCATTATTACTTGTGTTTCGCGTGCAAGGTCGGGAAATATCTACATTACTCGATAA
- a CDS encoding dimethylamine monooxygenase subunit DmmA family protein, with protein MTVSLINGKRKYIFCGDEASLEVLQPIIYEVKKKELPFEIVPLDSSTLQNLLSSQKMGTFLYIAAPWKLKREIEKMAWSIGYSEEEMISVGIGPKPMNVFCCRCHGITEKINLIVDEEITCSHCELQLVVSDHYSSLRDAHLGYVAKL; from the coding sequence ATGACGGTTTCATTAATTAATGGGAAAAGGAAATATATTTTCTGTGGGGATGAAGCTAGTTTAGAAGTATTGCAACCAATAATATATGAGGTTAAAAAGAAAGAGTTGCCGTTTGAGATTGTTCCATTGGATTCTTCAACCTTACAAAACCTCCTTTCATCACAAAAAATGGGGACCTTTTTATACATTGCAGCACCTTGGAAGTTAAAAAGGGAAATAGAAAAAATGGCTTGGTCTATTGGCTATTCAGAAGAAGAAATGATTTCTGTCGGAATCGGTCCTAAACCGATGAACGTTTTTTGTTGTCGTTGTCACGGCATTACTGAGAAAATAAATTTAATAGTGGACGAGGAAATAACCTGTTCCCATTGCGAGTTGCAACTCGTCGTTTCGGACCATTATTCTTCACTGCGAGATGCACATTTAGGATATGTAGCAAAATTATAA
- a CDS encoding heme-dependent oxidative N-demethylase family protein, with amino-acid sequence MKSLDHLAHFPYPFKDDTYRYSNNSVLLNQPCSVDITNTYEKEVFLKRELLTEHHERCFQSLPHTMRAQWEVVDLVIDHLVTYFPTKFSIDKAGEQWTFRNVLLDETVTFTFGDCSSLSVEPLDFIGRHVQEDLLLMMERDGDLYLDAGQLCFPSNWSLTFNVGMDFKTIHKPIPGFAPLDDRILTFLMQLEAGSPWGRKNWGLMAGDRLDTSLETFADWGKGRKKVTKDNVGEFVHLRVEVQKLFRLPRTGGILFTIHSHIMPLYQFVMKKEWLQQFNEIMQELPPHIVDYKGITSYREPVLQYLKEQLESRED; translated from the coding sequence ATGAAATCTTTAGACCATTTAGCTCATTTTCCATATCCATTTAAAGACGATACTTATCGTTATTCTAATAACTCAGTTTTGTTAAACCAACCTTGTAGTGTGGATATAACGAATACATATGAGAAAGAGGTTTTCTTAAAACGAGAATTATTAACCGAGCATCATGAACGTTGCTTTCAATCGTTACCTCACACAATGCGTGCGCAATGGGAAGTAGTGGATTTAGTTATAGACCATCTTGTAACCTACTTTCCTACTAAATTTTCTATCGATAAGGCTGGGGAGCAATGGACATTTCGTAACGTGTTACTAGATGAAACAGTAACCTTCACATTTGGCGATTGTTCTTCTTTATCAGTCGAACCGTTAGATTTTATCGGGAGACATGTTCAGGAAGACTTGTTACTTATGATGGAACGTGATGGTGATTTATATTTAGATGCAGGTCAGTTATGTTTCCCTTCAAATTGGTCGCTAACATTTAATGTAGGGATGGATTTTAAAACAATTCATAAACCAATTCCAGGCTTTGCGCCATTGGATGATCGAATATTGACCTTTTTAATGCAGCTTGAAGCTGGTTCTCCTTGGGGGAGGAAAAACTGGGGGCTTATGGCTGGAGATCGGTTAGATACGTCGTTAGAAACGTTTGCCGACTGGGGAAAAGGACGAAAAAAGGTAACGAAAGATAATGTCGGCGAATTTGTACATTTGCGTGTAGAAGTACAGAAGCTTTTTAGGTTACCGAGAACGGGTGGAATTCTTTTTACGATTCATTCTCATATTATGCCACTCTATCAATTTGTGATGAAAAAAGAGTGGTTACAGCAATTTAATGAAATAATGCAGGAGTTACCGCCGCATATTGTTGACTATAAAGGAATTACCTCCTACAGAGAACCTGTTCTGCAATATTTAAAAGAACAGCTAGAAAGTAGGGAAGATTAA
- a CDS encoding M20/M25/M40 family metallo-hydrolase, whose protein sequence is MLQCREEVLFLTKQLVNVESIVNTEGEKVMAEAVYTIVSSMPYFKGNPHLVRKQQTVDDERERYNVIALVKGTKSPSNKTVVLMGHMDTVGTDDFNHLKEKACDPLELMQALQEEKLPTSVESHLQSGEYLFGRGVLDMKSGVASHLYLLNYYSNHPEELSGNLVVVIECDEEDSSHGILSALKELQLLRDEHKLDYVAAINADFVSPRYEGDNNRYIYKGTVGKLLPSFYITGAETHVGSCFEGLDPNYIAASLTKQINYNTELCNEAFGETTVPPVSLKQTDLKPTYTVQTALSAYVYYNFFVHSWSPKDVLEKLRTQAEIAFDSALNEFKQNYLSYSKASNQPYVDVPWKPRVLLYDEMDRLLIDTHGDSYVTHMLAYKEELLLDQELDTRMFAAKVVEEAWKWMPDKSPAIILFYSSLYSPRIEVTGKNEKEVNLLHALDAAVEKYQPQYQHPIVTRNFFPYISDMSFVALSDDEEELKSVADNNPGWGTKHYVNYEDIRAINVPVINIGPYGFDAHKQYERMELSYSLEIVPNLTNEVIQRLLV, encoded by the coding sequence ATGTTACAGTGTCGCGAAGAGGTTTTATTTTTAACAAAGCAACTAGTTAATGTTGAAAGTATCGTTAATACAGAAGGCGAAAAAGTGATGGCTGAAGCTGTGTATACGATCGTTTCGTCTATGCCCTACTTTAAAGGAAACCCGCATCTTGTTAGAAAACAGCAAACAGTTGACGATGAACGAGAACGCTATAATGTAATTGCGCTCGTAAAAGGGACTAAATCACCAAGCAATAAAACAGTAGTACTAATGGGCCATATGGATACAGTAGGAACGGATGATTTCAACCACTTAAAAGAAAAAGCATGTGACCCTCTAGAATTAATGCAAGCACTCCAGGAAGAAAAATTACCAACTTCCGTTGAATCTCATCTACAGTCCGGTGAGTATTTGTTCGGAAGAGGTGTACTTGATATGAAAAGTGGTGTTGCTAGCCATCTCTATCTTTTAAACTACTATTCAAACCACCCAGAAGAACTAAGCGGTAATTTAGTAGTCGTCATTGAATGTGATGAAGAAGACAGTTCACACGGCATACTATCTGCTTTAAAAGAGTTACAATTATTACGAGACGAGCACAAGTTAGATTATGTTGCTGCCATTAATGCTGATTTTGTTTCCCCTCGTTATGAAGGAGACAATAACCGTTATATTTATAAAGGCACTGTCGGTAAATTATTACCTTCCTTTTACATTACAGGTGCAGAAACGCATGTTGGATCTTGCTTTGAAGGGTTAGATCCTAACTATATTGCTGCTAGCTTAACTAAACAAATTAATTACAACACGGAACTCTGTAATGAAGCGTTTGGGGAAACGACTGTACCACCTGTTTCATTAAAGCAGACGGATTTAAAGCCAACATACACCGTTCAAACTGCCCTGTCTGCTTACGTATATTACAATTTCTTCGTACATTCCTGGTCTCCTAAAGATGTACTAGAAAAATTAAGAACACAAGCTGAAATTGCGTTCGATTCTGCACTAAATGAGTTTAAACAAAACTATTTATCCTATAGCAAAGCTAGCAATCAGCCTTATGTAGATGTTCCGTGGAAGCCTAGAGTCTTGCTATATGATGAAATGGATAGATTATTGATCGATACTCACGGTGACTCCTATGTAACTCATATGCTCGCATATAAAGAAGAATTACTATTAGACCAAGAACTAGATACGCGAATGTTTGCTGCAAAAGTAGTAGAAGAGGCGTGGAAATGGATGCCCGATAAGAGCCCTGCCATTATTTTATTCTATTCATCGCTCTATTCACCACGTATCGAAGTAACCGGTAAAAACGAAAAGGAAGTAAACTTGCTACATGCGTTAGATGCTGCAGTTGAAAAGTATCAACCGCAATATCAACACCCTATCGTAACACGCAATTTCTTCCCCTATATTTCAGACATGAGCTTCGTTGCTTTAAGTGATGATGAAGAAGAATTAAAGTCTGTTGCTGATAATAACCCTGGATGGGGAACGAAGCATTACGTTAATTATGAAGATATAAGAGCGATTAACGTACCCGTTATCAATATCGGTCCTTACGGCTTTGATGCTCATAAACAGTACGAACGGATGGAGTTAAGCTATTCTTTAGAAATCGTACCTAATTTAACAAATGAAGTTATTCAACGATTACTAGTTTAG
- a CDS encoding ABC transporter permease, whose protein sequence is MWSLIQQIAPYAIIFTIPLLITALGALFSERSGIVNIGLEGLMVIGAFTGALVIYTIQSSFPGSTTAIWVGIVVAMIAGVLFSLLHAFASINLSANQIISGTAINMIAGAITVFLARNMTGSGKISINAFKSTNVPYLSDIPIIGDLFFTRTYPTTWLVLAILIISTFILYKTPFGLRLRACGEHPHAAEAAGINVKRMRYYGVMISGAFSALGGAVIVVTYAGEFTGTVAGLGFLALAALIFGQWKPLGILAATFFFGFATTVANVSQVVPALAVIPPVLLKIFPYVVTLVALIIFSKSSQAPKAVGEPFDSGKR, encoded by the coding sequence ATGTGGTCTTTAATTCAACAAATTGCTCCGTATGCTATAATCTTTACTATTCCTCTTTTAATAACAGCTTTAGGGGCTTTATTTAGTGAACGAAGTGGTATTGTTAATATCGGTTTAGAAGGTTTGATGGTCATTGGTGCTTTTACTGGAGCACTTGTTATCTATACAATTCAATCATCGTTTCCTGGTAGTACAACTGCTATTTGGGTTGGAATAGTAGTTGCTATGATTGCTGGTGTCTTGTTCTCTTTGTTACATGCTTTTGCAAGTATTAACTTAAGTGCTAATCAGATTATTAGTGGTACTGCAATAAACATGATTGCTGGAGCTATTACGGTGTTCCTTGCAAGAAACATGACAGGAAGCGGAAAAATTAGTATAAACGCTTTTAAATCAACTAATGTTCCTTATTTGTCAGACATCCCAATTATTGGGGATCTATTCTTTACAAGGACATATCCAACTACTTGGTTAGTTCTTGCGATACTAATCATTAGTACGTTTATCTTATATAAAACACCGTTCGGCTTACGTTTAAGAGCTTGTGGGGAGCATCCACATGCGGCAGAAGCTGCTGGTATTAATGTAAAAAGAATGCGTTATTATGGTGTTATGATCTCAGGTGCTTTTTCTGCTCTAGGAGGAGCGGTAATTGTCGTAACTTATGCTGGTGAGTTTACTGGAACAGTAGCAGGTTTAGGTTTCCTAGCTTTAGCAGCGCTAATCTTTGGTCAATGGAAGCCACTAGGAATACTAGCAGCAACTTTCTTCTTCGGATTTGCAACTACTGTTGCGAACGTGTCACAAGTTGTTCCAGCATTAGCGGTTATTCCGCCGGTGTTGTTGAAGATATTCCCATATGTAGTAACGCTAGTTGCATTAATTATTTTCTCTAAGTCATCACAAGCTCCAAAGGCAGTTGGAGAACCGTTTGATTCAGGGAAAAGATAA
- a CDS encoding ABC transporter permease: MRNVIVSLIAVLFGLIAGAILMAFTGNSPIAGYQYLFEGGLKSISRIGNTLATATPLIFTGLSVAFAFRTGLFNIGAAGQMLFGGFCALAVGLTFDDLAKPVLLSLMIVVGFLGGALWAFFPGLLKAKFNVHEVVSTIMMNWIAYWTIYYAVPGYFKGEFLETESRKISDNASLRVPFLTEAFDGSYINLGLFLAVIAVIVVAFIINKTTLGYELKAVGYNRDGAEYAGIKVNKGIILAMAISGGLAGLGGVAFYAGNTTSMQIGVMPTQGFDGIAVALLGANSAFGVLLAAIFFGLLYSGRGFMNAMTDIPPEIADSIIAIIIYFAATSILIERLVTKVLKKRKEKKTIVDEKEGQ, translated from the coding sequence ATGAGAAACGTCATAGTTTCGTTAATAGCTGTTCTCTTTGGATTGATCGCTGGAGCAATTTTAATGGCTTTCACGGGAAATAGCCCAATCGCAGGGTATCAATATTTATTTGAAGGTGGATTAAAAAGTATATCCCGTATCGGTAACACTTTAGCAACAGCTACTCCATTAATTTTCACTGGACTTTCTGTCGCATTTGCTTTCCGCACTGGTTTGTTTAACATTGGCGCGGCGGGACAAATGTTATTTGGAGGATTTTGTGCACTTGCGGTAGGTTTAACTTTTGATGATCTTGCTAAGCCTGTATTGTTATCCTTGATGATTGTAGTAGGATTTTTAGGTGGCGCTTTATGGGCGTTTTTCCCAGGTTTATTAAAAGCAAAGTTTAATGTGCATGAAGTTGTTTCCACGATTATGATGAACTGGATTGCTTACTGGACTATTTACTATGCAGTGCCAGGATATTTTAAAGGCGAGTTTTTAGAAACGGAATCAAGGAAGATTTCTGATAATGCTTCGTTACGCGTACCATTTTTAACGGAAGCGTTTGATGGTTCCTACATTAACTTAGGACTGTTTTTAGCTGTAATTGCCGTAATCGTAGTGGCATTTATTATCAATAAAACAACTTTAGGTTACGAATTAAAAGCAGTTGGTTATAACCGTGATGGTGCAGAATATGCCGGAATAAAAGTGAACAAAGGTATTATTCTAGCTATGGCTATCTCAGGTGGATTAGCTGGTCTTGGTGGGGTTGCCTTTTATGCAGGTAACACAACTAGTATGCAAATTGGTGTTATGCCAACTCAAGGCTTTGACGGAATTGCAGTTGCGCTTTTAGGTGCTAACTCTGCGTTTGGTGTTTTATTAGCCGCAATCTTCTTTGGATTGTTATATTCTGGCCGTGGCTTTATGAACGCTATGACGGATATCCCACCAGAAATAGCGGATTCTATTATCGCTATTATTATTTACTTTGCAGCTACAAGTATATTAATTGAAAGACTAGTAACGAAAGTATTGAAAAAGAGAAAAGAGAAGAAAACAATTGTAGATGAAAAGGAGGGGCAATAG
- a CDS encoding ABC transporter ATP-binding protein — MEYVVEMLNIRKEFPGIVANDNITLQLKKGEIHALLGENGAGKSTLMSILFGMYQPDRGVIKVNGIETKISNPNVANKLGIGMVHQHFKLVSNFTVTENIVLGAEPHQLYKLELSEASKKIQELSNQYGLNVDPYAKIENISVGMQQRVEILKMLYRAADVLILDEPTAVLTPQEIEDLGKILKNLIAEGKSIIIITHKLKEIKAMADRCTVIRRGKTIGTVNVAETSTSKMAEMMVGREVNFQVEKEEAKVGEVVLTLNNVTVNKDKDVIGLNNVSLEVKRGEILGIAGVDGNGQSELVQSITGLAKVESGSIIYEGEDITNLPVKKRIEKGIAHIPEDRHKHGLILDYTVEENMIVEVYDKAPYSKRGILNFSAMRKHAENIIKNFDVRSGQGPISVTRSMSGGNQQKAIIGREIEMDPTLLIAVQPTRGLDVGSIEYIHKRLVEQRDKGKAVLLVSLELDEILNVSDRIAVVNNGNLIGIVNAKETDENEIGLMMAGVNKGEDE; from the coding sequence ATGGAATATGTAGTAGAGATGCTCAATATTCGCAAAGAGTTTCCTGGTATCGTAGCCAACGATAATATTACGCTACAACTAAAAAAAGGTGAAATTCATGCTTTGTTAGGAGAAAACGGTGCTGGAAAATCTACATTAATGTCGATACTTTTTGGTATGTATCAACCAGACCGTGGCGTTATTAAAGTGAATGGGATAGAAACGAAAATTTCGAATCCGAACGTTGCGAATAAATTAGGCATCGGAATGGTACACCAACATTTTAAATTAGTTAGTAATTTTACAGTAACGGAAAACATTGTACTTGGAGCAGAACCCCATCAGTTATATAAATTAGAGTTAAGTGAAGCAAGCAAAAAGATCCAAGAGCTTTCAAATCAGTATGGCTTAAATGTAGACCCATATGCAAAAATCGAGAATATATCAGTGGGAATGCAGCAGAGAGTTGAAATATTAAAAATGCTTTATCGTGCTGCGGATGTTCTTATATTAGACGAACCTACGGCCGTTTTAACACCACAAGAAATTGAAGATTTAGGTAAAATACTTAAAAACTTAATCGCTGAAGGAAAGTCCATTATCATCATTACCCATAAGCTGAAGGAAATTAAAGCAATGGCAGACAGATGTACTGTTATTCGTAGAGGGAAAACAATCGGTACAGTGAATGTTGCGGAGACTAGTACTTCCAAAATGGCAGAAATGATGGTTGGACGTGAAGTTAATTTCCAAGTTGAAAAGGAAGAAGCGAAGGTTGGCGAAGTAGTTCTTACGCTTAATAACGTAACAGTAAATAAAGATAAAGACGTTATTGGCCTTAACAACGTATCCCTTGAAGTTAAAAGAGGGGAAATCCTTGGTATTGCAGGTGTAGATGGAAACGGACAATCTGAACTTGTGCAAAGTATAACTGGTTTAGCAAAAGTAGAATCTGGTTCTATTATTTATGAAGGTGAAGATATTACAAACCTCCCTGTTAAAAAGAGAATTGAAAAGGGAATTGCACATATTCCGGAGGATCGTCACAAGCACGGACTTATTCTTGACTATACGGTTGAAGAAAATATGATTGTAGAAGTTTATGATAAAGCTCCATATTCTAAACGAGGTATTTTAAACTTTTCTGCGATGAGAAAACATGCTGAAAACATCATAAAAAACTTTGATGTTCGTTCTGGACAAGGACCTATTTCTGTTACACGTTCCATGTCGGGAGGAAATCAGCAAAAAGCAATTATAGGACGCGAAATTGAAATGGACCCAACACTTCTCATCGCTGTGCAACCGACACGTGGATTAGATGTAGGGTCAATCGAATATATTCATAAACGTCTAGTAGAACAGCGAGACAAAGGAAAAGCTGTACTATTAGTTTCTTTAGAACTAGATGAAATATTGAATGTTTCGGATCGCATTGCTGTTGTAAATAACGGAAATTTAATTGGAATCGTTAATGCGAAAGAAACGGATGAAAATGAAATTGGCTTAATGATGGCTGGCGTGAATAAGGGGGAAGACGAATGA
- a CDS encoding BMP family lipoprotein translates to MKKGLLVSIIAVMMIFLAACGTSNTGGSGEGSSDFKVGMVTDAGTIDDKSFNQGSWEGVVKASEELGLTHRYLKPNGTTEADYMTEIGNLYDAEFKFIVTPGFKFETAIFAAQAQYEDAKFVLIDGYPHNGDFNSVVGENTVSIFFAEHEAGFLAGIATAVELQEGEAGFIGGMEIPPVQKFNWGFQQGVAYANENLGTNFSIKPENVVYQGTFDDVAAGGQIAAQMYDNGVDVIFAAAGGVGVGAINEAIDRVKNGANVWMVGVDVDQYADGIYEGEKSVILTSAVKKIDQSAYDMIMAEKNGEFPGGETLMFDATNDGIGLPDENPNLSESTISKVAEMFELIKSGEIKVSDKQDGLIK, encoded by the coding sequence ATGAAAAAAGGATTATTAGTTTCAATAATTGCTGTAATGATGATCTTCTTAGCAGCTTGTGGTACTAGTAACACAGGTGGAAGCGGAGAAGGTAGCTCAGATTTTAAAGTCGGAATGGTAACAGATGCTGGTACAATTGATGATAAATCATTCAACCAAGGTTCTTGGGAAGGTGTAGTAAAAGCAAGTGAAGAATTAGGTTTAACTCACAGATATTTAAAGCCTAACGGAACAACAGAAGCTGACTATATGACAGAAATCGGTAACCTTTACGATGCAGAATTTAAATTTATCGTAACTCCTGGATTTAAATTTGAAACGGCGATTTTTGCTGCTCAAGCACAATATGAAGATGCAAAATTCGTTTTAATTGATGGGTATCCACATAATGGAGATTTCAATTCTGTAGTAGGAGAAAACACGGTTTCTATCTTCTTTGCAGAACATGAAGCAGGTTTCCTTGCAGGTATTGCTACAGCTGTAGAGCTTCAAGAAGGTGAAGCAGGTTTCATCGGTGGTATGGAAATTCCTCCAGTACAAAAATTTAACTGGGGCTTCCAACAAGGTGTTGCATATGCTAACGAGAACTTAGGTACGAACTTCTCTATTAAACCTGAAAACGTTGTTTACCAAGGAACGTTTGATGACGTTGCAGCTGGTGGACAAATCGCTGCTCAAATGTATGACAACGGAGTTGACGTAATCTTCGCTGCTGCTGGTGGCGTTGGTGTTGGTGCGATCAACGAAGCGATTGACCGCGTGAAAAATGGTGCAAACGTTTGGATGGTTGGTGTTGACGTTGACCAATATGCTGACGGAATTTATGAAGGTGAAAAATCTGTAATTTTAACTTCTGCAGTGAAGAAAATTGACCAGTCGGCTTACGACATGATTATGGCGGAGAAAAATGGAGAATTCCCAGGTGGAGAAACTCTAATGTTTGACGCTACAAATGATGGTATTGGGTTACCGGATGAAAACCCTAACTTAAGTGAATCAACTATTAGCAAAGTGGCTGAAATGTTTGAACTGATTAAATCAGGTGAAATTAAAGTTTCTGACAAACAAGATGGCTTAATTAAGTAA
- a CDS encoding Rrf2 family transcriptional regulator has translation MQLTTYTDYALRVLIYLGIQPQDKRSNIKDISAFYHISNNHLGKVVHELGKLGIIDTVRGRNGGIKLAKHPSEINIGAIVRETEKPIHLVECFNSESNMCKISPACRLKGVLYEALQAYFKVLEQYTLEDLLQNKDQLKELLMK, from the coding sequence GTGCAATTGACAACTTATACGGATTACGCCTTGCGTGTACTCATTTATTTAGGTATACAGCCGCAAGATAAACGATCAAATATTAAAGATATTTCGGCATTTTATCATATTTCAAACAATCATCTTGGTAAAGTAGTTCATGAGCTTGGGAAGCTTGGAATTATTGATACAGTAAGAGGAAGAAATGGTGGTATTAAACTAGCTAAGCATCCATCGGAAATAAATATAGGAGCAATTGTACGTGAAACAGAAAAGCCTATTCATTTAGTAGAATGTTTTAATTCTGAAAGTAATATGTGTAAAATTAGCCCTGCATGTCGGTTAAAAGGTGTATTATACGAAGCACTACAAGCTTATTTTAAAGTATTAGAACAATACACACTGGAAGATTTGTTGCAAAATAAAGATCAATTAAAAGAACTATTAATGAAATAA